One Ochotona princeps isolate mOchPri1 chromosome 25, mOchPri1.hap1, whole genome shotgun sequence genomic region harbors:
- the LUC7L2 gene encoding putative RNA-binding protein Luc7-like 2 isoform X4, translated as MDLGECLKVHDLALRADYEIASKEQDFFFELDAMDHLQSFIADCDRRTEVAKKRLAETQEEISAEVAAKAERVHELNEEIGKLLAKVEQLGAEGNVEESQKVMDEVEKARAKKREAEEVYRNSMPASSFQQQKLRVCEVCSAYLGLHDNDRRLADHFGGKLHLGFIEIREKLEELKRVVAEKQEKRNQERLKRREEREREEREKLRRSRSHSKNPKRSRSREHRRHRSRSMSRERKRRTRSKSREKRHRHRSRSSSRSRSRSHQRSRHSSRDRSRERSKRRSSKERVRDQDLASRDRDRKDKKRSYESANGRSEDRRSSEEREAGEI; from the exons ATGGATCTTGGCGAATGCCTCAAAGTCCATGACCTGGCTTTAAGAGCAGATTATGAAATTGCATCCAAAGAACAAGATTTTTTCTTTGAGCTTGAT GCCATGGATCATCTGCAGTCCTTCATTGCAGATTGTGACCGAAGAACTGAAGTGGCTAAGAAAAGATTAGCAGAAACTCAAGAAGAGATTAGTGCTGAAGTAGCTGCAAAG gCAGAACGTGTTCATGAATTAAATGAAGAAATTGGTAAATTGTTAGCCAAGGTGGAACAACTCGGAGCTGAaggaaatgtggaagaatccCAGAAAGTAATGGATGAAGTAGAGAAAGCCCGGGCaaagaaaagagaagcagag GAGGTTTATCGGAATTCTATGCCGGCTTCCAGTTTCCAGCAGCAGAAACTAAGAGTCTGTGAAGTCTGCTCTGCCTACTTAGGGCTTCATGACAATGACAGACGACTGGCTGACCACTTTGGGGGAAAACTGCACCTGGGATTTATTGAAATAAGAGAGAAGCTTGAAGAATTAAAG agagttgTGGCTGAGAAGCAGGAGAAAAGAAACCAGGAACGCCTAAAACGAAGAGAAGAgcgagaaagagaagaaagggagaagctGAGAAG GTCCCGATCACATAGCAAGAATCCTAAAAG ATCCAGGTCCAGAGAGCACCGCAGGCATCGTTCTCGCTCCATGTCGCGAGAACGGAAGAGGAGGACTCGATCCAAGTCTCGGGAGAAACGCCACCGCCACAGGTCCCGCTCcagcagccgcagccgcagccgcagccacCAGAGGAGTCGGCACAGTTCTCGAGATAGGAGCAGAGAACGATCCAAGAGGAG aTCCTCAAAAGAAAGAGTCAGAGATCAAGACTTAGCATCACGTGACAGAGATCGAAAAGATAAGAAGAGGTCCTATGAGAGTGCTAATGGCAGATCAGAAGACAGGAGAAGCTCTGAAGAGCGTGAAGCAGGGGAGATCTAA